In the genome of Massilia sp. UMI-21, the window CGGACGGAAGCAGGCCAGGCAGGTGCCGTTCGGATCGCGCACGCTCGGGTAGATGACGCCCATCGAGCCCTGCTCCAGCAGCTCGGCCGCCAAGGCCTGCGAGGCGATGTAGCTGTCCGGATCGAGGCAGGACTGGTAGGCATCGTGGCCGCGCAGGTCGTGAAAGCCGGCGCTGAAATCGGCCAGCAGCATCTGGTAGCTCACGCTGTCGTCGAAACGCTGGATCTCGGCATATTCGACGGTCTTGTGGAAGATGACCTCGCTGAGCGCGGTCTCGGCCGCGAAGGCGCAGTACCAGGCGCCGCGTTCGCCGTCGTTGAAGCGGCTGCCTTCCGGGCGCGCATAGGTGTAGGCCGCATTGATGATGCGGAAGTTGGGTACGCCGAACACCAGTTCGTCCATGCCGATGCCCGGCAGCATGCCGGATTCGCCGCGCAGGCGCTCGTTGGTCGCGTTGTCGAGGTCGAACAGGTCGCGCAAGACCTCATTGTTCTCGGCCAGCGGGGCGAGCACGGAATCCTCGACGTCGGCGAAGCGGGAGGGAATCAGGCGGCAGGTATCGTACTGGCGCAACAGGGTGATGGTGTGCAGGGGCAAGGTCAGAGACCTCCGCGGCGCGCATCCAGGAGCTTGCGTACCGTCTGCATGGCGATCAGGCCGCCGGCCAGCATATAGGCCAGCGGCGTGCGGCCGGCGAAGACCGGATTGGTGTTGGGAAGATGCACCCATTGGTCGGCGAGCTTGTCGCCGTACAGGATGTGCAGGGCCTTGTAGATGCCGAGCAGGTAGGACACGCGCGTGATGCGGTCGACCTCCAGCACCCGGTCGGGATGCTTCTTCCAGTCGTACCAGGTGGATGAGGACAGGCCGCCGAGCAGTTCGCGCGCATCGTCGTCGCGTACGCCCCAGCTCGCTGCCAGCTTGAAAAAACCGAGCAGGGCCGAGCGCGACAGGCGCTCGCGCTCGGCCCGGGAATTCAGGTCGACCAGTACTGCCGGTTCGAATCGGCTCTTTGGGTAGGCGTAGGCGAGGCTCATGGCGAATCTCCGTAACTGGAGTCGTTATACTCCGATTTCGGATTGATTGCAAGGACCGGTTGTCAGCGGTGTGGACCCGTGACAGAATTCGCAGTCTTGCCATACAGAAAACACCCAGGGAGCTTTCACGATGCGTCTGCGTTCGCTTTCTCTCATTTCCGCATGCCTGATGCTGGCCGCCACGGCAGCCGGTTCGGGGACGCTTGCCCGCGATTCCAACAGCGAGTTGAAGCAGCAGGTGATGGCATCCGAGCGCGCCTTCGCCGCCACCATGAAGGCGCGCGACTTCGAGGGTTTCACGCGCTTCATCGCGGACGAGGCGATCTTCTTCGGGGTCGACGGCCCGCTGCGCGGCAAGCAGGCCATCGCCAGGGGCTGGCGCCAGTTCTACGACAAGCCGCAGGCGCCGTTCTCGTGGGAGCCGGAACAGGTGGAAGTGGTGGAGTCGGGCACGCTGGCCTATAGCGGCGGGCCGGTCTACAACGCAGCCGGCCAGCGCATCGGCCGCTTCAATTCGATCTGGCGCCTGAAGGCGCCGGGGCAGTGGGAAGTGGTGTTCGACCGCGGCTCGGATTTCGTGCCGCCACAGCCGAAAAAGTAGAGACAGTTCCGAGCATCGCTCGGCACCACCCGCCCACCCTAGACTGGTTCTGCGTGCTCGACGAGTAACTGCACCTTGGTCACGCCGTTGTACTCGTTGGCGTCGAGCCGGAAGGCCACGCGCGCCCGCTCCGGCAGGCTATCGGTGTGCCCGAACCAGATCGCATCATAGCGGCGCCCGTTCTTTTCCAATAACAGCTTGAGGTGGCGCTCCTTCAAAATGCGCTGGCTCACCACGCGGAACTCGTCGCAGAACACCGGCGGCGCGAAACCCTGGCCCCAGACCTGGCCGTCCATCTGCTCGATGAACTGGGTCGAGTAGTACTCGTCCTCGAGCGGGCCGTCGGTCTCGATGATGCGCTCCAGTTGCGCTTCGGTCAGCCAGGCCTGGCCGACCGCCTCGAAGGCCTGCTGGAAACTGTCGAAGTGCTCGGCGCGGATGCTCAGGCCGGCCGCCATGGCGTGGCCGCCGAACTTGTCGATCAGGCCCGGCACGCGCTTGGACACCAGGTCGAGCGCGTCGCGCAGGTGAAAGCCCGGGATCGAGCGGCCCGAGCCCTTGATCCAGCCTTCGCTGCCCGGCGCGAAAGTGATCGTCGGGCGGTAGAACTTTTCTTTCAGGCGCGAGGCGACGATGCCGATCACGCCCTGGTGCCAGCCCGCGTCGAACACGCTGATGGTGCTTGCGTCCGAGGGCTCGAAGCTGTCCAGGTGAAGCAGGGCGGTGTCCTGCATCTCGGCCTCGATCTCGCGCCGCTTGAGGTTGATCTCGTTGAGCTGCTGGGCGATCGCCCAGGCGCGGCCGACGTCGTCGGTCACCAGGCATTCGATGCCGAGCGACATGTCTTCCAGGCGCCCGGCGGCGTTCAGGCGCGGACCCAGCGCGAAGCCGAGGTCGAACGGAGAAGCCGAGCGCGCCTCGCGGCCGGCCACCCGGAACAGGGCGGCCACGCCGGCATGCATGCGGCCCGCGCGCATGCGCTTGATGCCCTGGGCGACCAGGATCCGGTTATTGGCATCCAGGCGCACCACGTCGGCCACCGTGCCCAGCGCCACCAGGTCGAGCAGGCTGTCGAGCTTGGGCTGGGTCTGGGCGTCGAACACGCCGCGCCGGCGCAGCTCGGCGCGCAGCGCCAGCAGCACGTAGAACACCACGCCGACGCCGGCCAGGTGCTTGCTCGGGAAGCCGCACTCGGGCTGGTTCGGGTTGACGATCACGCGCGCCGGCGGCAGCGCGTCGCCCGGCAAGTGGTGGTCGGTGACCACCACGTCGATGCCGCGCCGGTTGGCTTCCAGCACGCCGTCGATGCTGGCGATGCCGTTGTCGACCGTGATGATGATGTCGGGCGATTTTTCCCGCGCGGTCAGTTCGACGATCTCGGGCGTGAGGCCATAGCCATATTCGAAGCGGTTCGGCACGATGTAGTCGACGCCGGCCCCCATCATGCGCAGGCCGCGCAGCGCGACCGCGCAGGCGGTGGCGCCGTCGCAGTCGTAGTCGGCGACGATGGTCATGCGCTTGCCGGCCGCGATGGCGTCGGCCAGGAATACGGCGGCGCTGTCGATGTGTTTCAGGCCGCTGGGCGGCACCAGGGCCGCCAGCTCGCTCGAGAGCTCGCGCACGTCGAGTAGGCCGCGCGCCGCGTAGATGCGCGCCAGCACCGGATGCACGCCGCCCTGTCGCAGCATCTCGGAGGTGCGCCAGGGGCAGGGGCGGGTGGTGATGCGCGTCTTGGTGTGATTGGTGGTGCTCAAGGTCGTATTCAGGTAAGTCGTTCGAGTGTCGGCCGGCGCCAGAACTTGCGCTGCGCCATGGCGGTCGTGGTGAATTCGGCAAGGGCCTCGCGGCTGCTCAGCACCAGCTTGAGCTCCTTGATGCGTCCCTGCACCAGCGCCGCGTGCAGCGGCGCGAACAGCTGGTGTTCCAGTTGCTGGACCCCCTGCACCCAGGTGCCCCAGTCGGCGGCGATCGCCGCTTCGGCCAGGCTGCCGACCATGACGATGCCATCCTGCGCGAGCACGGCGTCGATACCTTCGAGCGAATCGAGCGTGCGGCTGGACAGGCCGCGCACCCAGCCCGGCACCCCGATGCCGGTCAGCGCCGCGGCGGCGCGCGGCGCAGCGCCGGCGGCGCCCCACAGCCAGAACGTGTTCACGGCCGGCAGGCGGTGTTCTTCGCGCGCGGCATTCACCGGGTGGCTGTGCCACAGCATCTGCACCTCGTTCTGCAGCCGCCGCAAGGGCAAGGCCTGCTTGCCGCGCGGGACGAAGTCGCTCAGGTCCATGCCGGCCACGGCGTCCGGGGTGGCCGGTTCGATGCCGGTCCAGTCGTCGGCGCGCAGGAACCAGGTCTGGGCGTCGCCATACAGCAGCGGGTGGCCGACTTCCTCGCACAGCGGGCGCGCGGCCTCGTACAGGGCGCGCCCTTCATCGGCGCGCAAGCCCAGATGGCGCAGGTCGGCCATCATCGAATGGCTGCGCGCGATCTGGATGTGGGCCGGGTTGACGATGAACCAGGTGCCGTCGGCCGGATCGAGCCCGAAGCCGCGCATGGCGGCCGCCGCGAAGGCCGGCCGCCCATCCGGCGCCAGCCCGAGGCTGCGCACCAGCCATTGCTCGTGCGGCAGGGCGTGGCTGGTATCGACCGCCGCGCTGCGCGCGTGCGCACTGGTACGGGTGGTCAGGGAGGCCAGCCCCGGAGCCTGCAGGGCGCGGACCAGGTCGGGCGCGAATTCGGGGAGCGGCAGCAGGTGGGGCAGGACAAGCGTAATGTGCGACATACCGCTATTCTAGGGCAAATCCGGAGTGAGCGAACGGTCGTGCACCCGGTTCGCCCGGTGTTCGCCCGGTGTTTGCCCCAAGCGTGCCCGACCCCTTGCCCGACCCCGTGCCCGAGCATCGCCGCGCGCGGCTTGCTTTCTTTTGCGCCATAAAAGTCCGATGTCTGGCAAACTGTCGAGTTGGCAAACCAATAATGCACATTTACTGATTTCATGAGCATCACCCACAAGCTGCCCTACGAATGGCAGGTCGGACTGCGCTACACCCGCGCCGGCAAGCGCAGCGGGCGCAACAGCTTCATCTCCTTCATCTCGATGGCCTCGGTGGCGGGCATCGCGCTCGGCGTCGCGGCCCTGATCGTGGTGCTGTCGGTGATGAACGGGTTCCAGAAAGAGGTGACCGCGCGCATGCTGTCGGTGCTGGCCCATGTCGAGGTGTTCGACGTGCGCGGCGAGATGCCCGGCTGGCGCAATGCCGCCCAGGAAGCCTTGCGCAACCCCGAAGTGCGCGCCGCCGCACCCTTCGCCGAGACCCAGGCCATGCTGCTGAGCGACGGCGTCATGAAGCCGGTGCTGTTGCGCGGCATCGATCCGGCCCAGGAGGTCAAGGTATCGAGCGTGGCCGAACAGATGCGCGAAGGACGTTTCGACGCCCTGCAGCCCGGCTCCTACAAAGTGGTGATCGGGCGCGCGCTGGCCAAGTCGCTCGACGTGGGGGTGGGCGACCGCGTGACGCTGCTGATGGCCTCGATTCCGCCGCAGGGACAGGCGCCGGGGCAGATGGCGTCCGGCGGCAGCGGCGCCCTGCCGCGTACCCGCCCACTGACCGTGGCCGGCATCTTCGAGGCCGGGCACTTCGAATTCGACTCGACCCTGGCCTTTGCCAACATCCAGGACGCCGAGCAGCTGGCCGGCGTCGGTGCGCCCGCCGGCATCCGGCTGCGCCTGGCCGACATGCAACGGGCCCCGCAGGTAGCCGCCGAGCTGCAGCGCAGCATGTCGGGCGAGCTCTACGTCCGCGACTGGTCGAAGGTCAACGCGATCTGGTTCGCGGCCGTGGAATCGCAGAAGCGCATGATGTTCATCATCCTGACCATGATCGTGGCGGTGGCGGCCTTCAACCTGGTGTCGACCCTGGTCATGACGGTGCGCGA includes:
- a CDS encoding nuclear transport factor 2 family protein encodes the protein MRLRSLSLISACLMLAATAAGSGTLARDSNSELKQQVMASERAFAATMKARDFEGFTRFIADEAIFFGVDGPLRGKQAIARGWRQFYDKPQAPFSWEPEQVEVVESGTLAYSGGPVYNAAGQRIGRFNSIWRLKAPGQWEVVFDRGSDFVPPQPKK
- a CDS encoding lipoprotein-releasing ABC transporter permease subunit — protein: MSITHKLPYEWQVGLRYTRAGKRSGRNSFISFISMASVAGIALGVAALIVVLSVMNGFQKEVTARMLSVLAHVEVFDVRGEMPGWRNAAQEALRNPEVRAAAPFAETQAMLLSDGVMKPVLLRGIDPAQEVKVSSVAEQMREGRFDALQPGSYKVVIGRALAKSLDVGVGDRVTLLMASIPPQGQAPGQMASGGSGALPRTRPLTVAGIFEAGHFEFDSTLAFANIQDAEQLAGVGAPAGIRLRLADMQRAPQVAAELQRSMSGELYVRDWSKVNAIWFAAVESQKRMMFIILTMIVAVAAFNLVSTLVMTVRDKQSDIAILRTLGASPRSVMTIFMVQGTLVGVLGAVLGVGLGVAVALNIDVIVPFIERSFQVQFLSQEVYLISEIPSQLRWGDVGWIGGVAVLLAFLATLYPSWSAARVKPAEALRYE
- a CDS encoding RES family NAD+ phosphorylase, giving the protein MTLPLHTITLLRQYDTCRLIPSRFADVEDSVLAPLAENNEVLRDLFDLDNATNERLRGESGMLPGIGMDELVFGVPNFRIINAAYTYARPEGSRFNDGERGAWYCAFAAETALSEVIFHKTVEYAEIQRFDDSVSYQMLLADFSAGFHDLRGHDAYQSCLDPDSYIASQALAAELLEQGSMGVIYPSVRDPNGTCLACFRPALVGNVRKAQTYRLTWAGSPQPAVEIL
- a CDS encoding DUF2384 domain-containing protein: MSLAYAYPKSRFEPAVLVDLNSRAERERLSRSALLGFFKLAASWGVRDDDARELLGGLSSSTWYDWKKHPDRVLEVDRITRVSYLLGIYKALHILYGDKLADQWVHLPNTNPVFAGRTPLAYMLAGGLIAMQTVRKLLDARRGGL
- the recJ gene encoding single-stranded-DNA-specific exonuclease RecJ, whose translation is MLRQGGVHPVLARIYAARGLLDVRELSSELAALVPPSGLKHIDSAAVFLADAIAAGKRMTIVADYDCDGATACAVALRGLRMMGAGVDYIVPNRFEYGYGLTPEIVELTAREKSPDIIITVDNGIASIDGVLEANRRGIDVVVTDHHLPGDALPPARVIVNPNQPECGFPSKHLAGVGVVFYVLLALRAELRRRGVFDAQTQPKLDSLLDLVALGTVADVVRLDANNRILVAQGIKRMRAGRMHAGVAALFRVAGREARSASPFDLGFALGPRLNAAGRLEDMSLGIECLVTDDVGRAWAIAQQLNEINLKRREIEAEMQDTALLHLDSFEPSDASTISVFDAGWHQGVIGIVASRLKEKFYRPTITFAPGSEGWIKGSGRSIPGFHLRDALDLVSKRVPGLIDKFGGHAMAAGLSIRAEHFDSFQQAFEAVGQAWLTEAQLERIIETDGPLEDEYYSTQFIEQMDGQVWGQGFAPPVFCDEFRVVSQRILKERHLKLLLEKNGRRYDAIWFGHTDSLPERARVAFRLDANEYNGVTKVQLLVEHAEPV